The Rosa rugosa chromosome 1, drRosRugo1.1, whole genome shotgun sequence genomic sequence TCACAACCAAAAGATCAAAATTTATTAGGAATTAAGGCTTGACATATTATGATCGAGGTATATATTAGGTACATCAAACATGCATTAATGTATAATTGTGTTACACAACGGAGTATACCTCCGATTAAGTTGTTAGGAAATAAACAGTGATTTTATCAAAGCTAGATAGGAGTAACTCAAAGAAAAGTGAACTTCTTGAACATGCATGGTCTGGTGAACAATGTGGGTGGATTAGGAGTGTTTCGAATCAAGTGGAATTTGGAAGGATAGAGTGAGAGAATTACTAAATAAAATTCTAATTCTATCAAGTTTGGTGAAGAAATTTGATCTTCATCCTTTTTGTCCACATGCATTtcagttttattttctatttgaaCTTGAAGCCTTGTCTAATACTGTGGATAAGAAATATGTCGTACCATAGCGTTTAGTCAATACCTAGTTAGATGTgtacttcattttttttcagAGAAATGTGCACTAGGCAAGATTAGTGTCTAGAATTTAGACGAAGGTACAAAATTAATGGAGATTGTCTAAGTTATCAAACCTAACTATTGGATCCTAAACCCTAATGTTGTTAAAATAAGAATGATTGATAAAAATTTCAGATTGATAACTAACCTAGAACACACTACTATTCATCAAATGAGTTACGAGGTAGGTGGATTTAgttattttaaattaaaatcTGAATATTGTAGGGATAATTTCAAATCATGTGAAAAAGAATGCCTGTAACTAGTTTTCTTATGCAGCTAGGTAGACTAGTTTTGGTATTAATTCAGGAACCTAGTCATATTCCACGATCAAttcaaatcctttcttctaGTTAAATATCATGCTTTTGACCAAATGTTCTCCAAAAATTTGTGAAATCTCAACCTCCATAGAATACTAGTTTGGAAAACCCAATTAACGATGCTTAGCTTCCTTTATTTTCCTTGCACCTTTCCAAAACCTAGCTATATCATTGGAGCAGAAAATAAGGATGCACAACCAAAAATATTGgaaatatacatatatctaaGAAAAAATACTGTTATACAATCACGACACATTTCTCAAGAACCTTGTTCACCCTGGTCCAACAGCTGCAAacaaatttattatttgaacaatAACAAGTGCTACTAAATTTATAGATATCAAGTACAAGCATCCCATTTTGaccacacacaaaaaaaaaaaaagtacaagcATCCCATGCTCATGGACTATTGCTTGGACttggactatatatatattaatattatatatcccttttctttcttttgagttttgagtcTTCTATTTGATACATAAACAACCCTTTTGGGAACAGTATACGCTATGCAAGTAGTAGTTAACTGGCTTGTTAAaatcttcatgtatatatatatatatatacccactACGTCCGATGATCTGTCCCCTAACTCGATACTGCACTGTCAATACTGTAGGAAATTTCTGGACTACTAATTATTAGTAAACAACATTCcattcaaaaataataatttaaaacaacatctgacaaaaaaaaaaacagcaataAATATCTGCCCAGAAAAATATATAAGCTTGCTAGCTCAAGGCAGTTAGAAGGAGTAGAAATTGAATCTGTACGTGCAACACGAGCAATACAAACACAGTCTAAAACTAAATAGTAATGAAGCATATATGTACCTGGAATCGGTAGCGTACTCAAAGAGCTTGCCTTTGGTGGAGAAGACAATCAAAGCTACCTCAGCATCACACAGAACTGAGATCTCATGAGCTTTCTTGAGCAATCCTGTCCTTCGCTTCGAGAATGTTACTTGTCTGCTGATCTTGTTCTCGATCCGCTTCAGCTGAACCTTGCCTCTTCCCATTTTTGAGGAATTGAGCTAACTTTCTTTCGAATTTAACAAAAGAAAGGGGGCTGTAAACGGATATCGATAAGTTCCTAAAGAGAAATTGATCGCCAGAATAGCAAAAAACTGGAAAACCCTAGTTTGGTTCGTTCAGGAAAAGAAGATGAAAGGggaaaggatgatgatggtgaggTTCTTGTTCATCTAGTAATGGCAGTGTTAATGAGGCTTTCTTTGGGTATCTTTCTATTTTTGTGTTTGGGTGGAGTTTTTGGAAACAAAGGCTcatatatatgggaaaagaaactaggagagagagagagagagtctggtaTCCGAAAACCGGGTAGTTTTGGGGATGTGCGTTGTCGAGTTTCCATTGGCTTGAAGGTGAAAAACTGTCGTTCGTGTCTCGATTTAGTCACACCGGATAACAGACAGGTCCGTACATTACCATGTCTGAtttataaaaatattaattttatatAACAAAAGGCATAGCCTCTCCTCGCGGGACCCGGGTAAGGAGCAAATCGCTAGCTGACGTCTCTTCTCTCACTAATTCTCATACAAAGAGCAACCGATTATATTCAGTGTCAATATTCTAAACATCGCAGGAAAATAAGCAGGCGCGCGGTAGTGGTAAAAGGGGCCTAGCGCCTAGGCACTTGGACAGGATTTAAGCAAACATTTAGGTGGgctgtttatttattttaatgttGTCGTACAATacataagagcaactccaactggtttcccatattttgatttttctctactttaaagaaaaatgagcatcttttgctccaacagattccctataactatccatattttagggaaagtgaggaaaaagaaaactaaattccctatatttacagcaatctctaaaaatttaaggaagaatatggatattttagagattgctgtaaaatagagaatctgttggagttggagaagaaaaagatgctaaagctttgacttttgctttcctattatacaaaaattataggaaagctgttggagttgctctaaataAGTATAATATTAAATTCAAAAATTATACTTAAATGCACTGACGTGCAGTTGCGGCAGCATTAATATATGGACGGCTAGATAACATCAAgcatatttttttgttattaaaaaaaaaattctctataAATATCTACGACTGAAATCGGCTGAATCTGTTGGTTTACTTACACCTTAGTATAGTTAATTGTAAATATACAAAGAAAGTTAAGCATATGAgcaactaatatatatatatatatatatatatatatatatatatatatatatatatatagggtggtgctattcacacaccccctctatttttctattactttaattcaattttcttttaaaagtTACCCTAACTACCATtccttataattatgtttcttttttcttttttctatttggcaagtcaatcatcctcAAATCCTAAACCTTTATTTTCCCGCAGACACAGaagacttcaaaactctttttgATTCCCTATattctttttcatcaaaaacttctctagcatagtcattctatctctctaatatgatgttttgaagtttaatcatggtagaacaagaaactttagacccatcttttgagaaaattttacatttgatttgcaatggagacatggaagaaaaaaaaaatctgagttcagtgatcattcgagcTCATTTGAATCCATTATTGAGAAATTTTGAGAAATAGCCTCTTTTTGGTGTATGAATTGAAAAATAACCATGTTTTCTCAAATTGATGAAAAATAACCATATTAATGAATCAAAAGTCTTAACTGCCcctatcccccccccccccccccctctctcttctcctccgCCCACTGCTCTTCCTCTCTCTCATATCCCAGCTCCTCTTCTCCGCCTCCCTCTCTCATCTCCAAATTGTTTTGGTTTAATGGAGGACAGAGGAACTagatctattttctctctctcctccgacaCCCACTTCCGGTCACCACCGTGACTCACCTCCCTACTATATATGAGCAAACGCCCTATTGAATTCACAGAGTTTTCGAATTGATGTTCATGCCTCAGAAATTTGGGGACAAATTCAATGGCCTCTTCTGGCAGTGTCGAATTTCTTATTCAAAGCAAACATTTCATTATCTACAAAGTAAGGAGTACAAACACATTCTTCAAATCAAACATAAACATTTGGAGTCAATTAAGGAATACCTTGCTACTACGCCATAGTTCTAGATCAGGCCTACACTAAACACATGAAACTGAAACACAACACACTTAGGCTAATGACTGGGGCCTATAAGAGCCAGAAGCAAATCCCTGTAATTCCCAGAAGTCTCAGAACGAACAGCATCACCCAAACTCTTTCCATACTTATTTTGGTACTCGGCCTTTATATACTGCAAATCAATCTCCGCCCTCGAAACAATCACCCTCAGAAGTGTACTATCATCTGTCCCTAAACCCTTCATCGCCTTATGCACAACCTTGGCGAAATACCTCCCAGGATGCTCAGCACACTGCAGAATTGGAGGATAGGGGCAGTTAAGACTTTTGATTCATTAATATGGTTATTTTTCATCAATTTGAGAAAACATGGTTATTTTTCAATTCATACACCAAAAAGAGGCTATTTCTCAAAATTTCTCTCCATTATTCCTagtaagattctaactgaaattatttggttTATTTGAATCTATTgagcaactatagaactttacaacaggctaataatgatggccttatgattataaacatgatttattctactatattatgctagtaGAACATAATTTTGTCTCCACacgaagattgcaactcattgcattcaatattatgtagagcatctccaaattttgtgtacatcATCAATTGCAGTGTGGAAGCTTGTGGCTGAACCGCTAAAGTGGATAAAACGctgattcaatttttttaaaattttatttgaGGATGATACACCTGGATTAAGAGtcaaaaacaaacaagcatTGAGTTTCGTACTTTGCAAAGTATGAGGACAAACTTTACAATTTGGATTCAGTTGGGTGAAGACCTGGGAAGTATATTctttgtctaataatacaggtcattccacttaataaatgtattatttttccttcatttatagctaaaaaaaattgatttattttataatgatatttgattcatgattgaattgccaaatagaaaaagaaaaaagaaaaagaaacatatttataggggagggtagttagggtaatttataaaaaaatttgaactaaagtaatagaaaattagaaggggtgtgtgaatagaaaaaaatggtgtgtgaatagcaccaccctatatatatatatatatatgtgtgtgtgtgtgtgtgtgtgtgcgcgaaATATATCTATTAAGAGCTCCACCAGTCATTTGACACTTATGCTGAAGTTGCTCATATATGCTTAACTTtgtcaaaaaaatatatataaatttcactccccataTTTTAACCTATGGGTtggacgaagtggtgttagctcagtggttagagcacccactacctaatgacgaagtcatgggttcgagtcaccatgggggtaggagtgaaatcctttgatcctcttttagaagcaagaaaaaaaaatgtcaattgCCATGTCATCTCTCATATTTAAATTTACTCCGGAAATTTTTTAACTCTAATGAGTATTTATAAATAGAAAGTTGTTTTTAAGTATCTAACAAAAAAATATAGTATTTTGAACAATTTCTTTAACTCAGCCCGCCTATTCACTTCTCAGACTAATCAAGGCAGCTGACCACTGCTTAATTAGCTTCTAAGGGGATTTTAAGAACATTAATGTTCATAGTGGATGACATcataaataataatttatttatagGCACAACAATAAGAGTTATTACATAAGAAATATCATATTGTACTATTGGATCACAACACATAgactaaggcctcgtttggttgcCATAAAGGAAATTAGTTTCTTGGTCTTTCCCATAAACATGAGAAAGTAAATTTCTCACTAGTTTTCCTACCAATGTTTGGAAACGCCAGGAAAGTAATCGGAAaatgtattttactttcctttctgaTGTTTGGTTTGTGCATGAATAAGAAAGTATGTAACATCAATTTTCCAATAATATCCttattatcaaaacataaacaattcaaGATTAAAAAGTTTCTTAgatgggagcttctattcatacatcCCCACTTAATacacctccaacttacttttacaaataaccaatatgtTATTtgcacctccctaattttcccaaaATATCCATTGacgttacaaaaaaaaaaaaaaaaaaatcaaagcaagaagaagatgaggggaaattttattttcttcctaAAAAATCTTGGCATCCAATCGAGAAATGTCAATAAACCAAACAAAAACCACATAATTTCTTCAAGTTGAAGATTACTGCTGTTCGTAGAGGTAAGAAgagatttctttttctttttcttttctcctcttTTGTGTATTTATTGGTAATTTAACATGAGTTAACAAAGTCAACTACCACTTGAAAAAATGAAGAGGTCTAAAtgctaattttggaggtatgaatagaacctccCTTCTTAGattattcaaaacaaaaaaaaaatcttagatAATTTGGTAATAACAACATTAAAATAATATTTAGAGTAAGCAATTAATGTATGGAAAGTATGAGGTAAAATAAATCTCATGGGGTGTGGAAGGATCCATTTTCTCCCATATTTTCCCTTCATGCAGAAAAGTTGTTCCTTTCTTTGAGTGTACCAAACACAGGAAAAGATAAACTTTCCTTTCCCAACCTTTCCGTTCTGCAAACCAAACGAGGGCTAAAGGTAAAATATCTTAGACGCATTTTTAGAGTTGGCCTAAATGGTGAGCAGGATTTGAGAATTTGGTTAAAATTAGACTAAATCAGGGTTTTGCACTTAATGAAACCCAAAAACTTTTGAAAAATATGGAACTAAAATTTCCACACTTGTTTCAACATGTCTAGTGAGATAATATATAAAAGACCGGATCAGGGTTGGTCAACTGCATCTCATATTGTGCTCTTCAAAGGCATAAGTGCATATCATGTGCGCACGTAGGCCAAAACCTAAACTTGGTTAGATGAAATAACTGTAACAGGTAAACAACCCCTCCCCCGCCTATGTTCACCACCGGCCAACGATATGTTATCATGGAGAACTCGGCCTCGTACAGCCATGCCGACCAAGCCAACTCCAACCCAGAGAAGGGAAGACATAGAGTGATAGACATGAACAATCCAAACTGACACTGAAGAATCTAACCATCACCTGCTCGAATTGGTTTGACCACCGGAGAACCCGGCCACTCTAGTCTTAACAAGAGGCAGCCCCACTACAATAAATCCCCACAACACCACTTGTACTATCCGGAATAATAACTTGGGAGAATTCATACAACTCAACTATGGGATAACCTAAAACAGTATATCAGACAAAGGAGCGCCATAAATTtttgtaaaattaaaattttgtaaATTGGCATACGAAATTTTATTGCTGTTTGCTATTTCAACTGATGAGAAATAAGTTATGTCAAATCAAATTTTGAATGTTTACCTTCAAAGGTATGGTTAAATTGTCcaataccatttggtctagtgacataGTTTCTCATTTGTGAGTGAGAGGTTGTAAGTTCGACTCATGAAAGACTAATTGTAGCATTcgagttgtttatctgataaaaaaaaaaaggtatggtCAAATTAATAAAAGAAAGTAAAATGATGAGGTATGGACCACTTACGAGTTGGGTAGCTAGGGGTTTGGCATGTAATAACTTTATGTAATTACtagtttttttccttttatctaAACAAAGTTTTAGAgtggtttatttatttattttagattTGAGAAGAAATGCAGACATTTTCCACTTCTTCTATAAGTATGTATTTGAAAGTGGCAACACATCTAGTTAGTAATGATGAGTTATTGTTTCCTGATTTTCATATTAAGATGTGTAGTGTCATTTTTAACTCTCTCGTATTTATATTTcatttaattgtatttcatctGAATAAAATTTTATGTTcacctctaaaaaaaaaaaacttttatacAGATTCATAATATATACGGCCCATCATATTTACATTATTGTATgttgaagaaaatttctttaattaaaatgatatatatatatgtattgctATAAAATTGTAAAGAATTGGCATAATGTTGTGGTCCAGATTCTGATGCTGCAATGTAGCACAAAGACATATAATTTATGTTGGTACAATGAATATAAGAATTAGGTTTCATCATGCCCACTAGGGGTGTCATTCTAGTTCGAGTATTGAACATATCGGCATATGGCTGTCCTGCATATATACAAACTCAAACCCgatttaataaaaaattatttcagaaaagtAAAACCCAAACTCTTATTGTCTTGCATAACTTGTTCACTTGACCATTTGTTTTCATGTTGGATGACCTTTTTCGATTTATATAAATGAGTTGCGCTTAATGGATATTCCATTTTTGGCTACATGGAATCAAGTATTCATTACCATAGTTATGTACTATGTGTATTAGAAGGCAGAAAAAGGCCACACAACCATATACATATTTGAAATAGTTGAACTTAAATTCACGTCCTTTCGCAGAAGTACGTTTTTCATGTTTAATTTTAAGGTTGAtctttaaatttaaattttaagGCAGAAAAAGGCCACGCAACCATATACTGATTTTCAGGTTGTGAtctttaaatttaaatttgttTTCAATGGGTTGGTGTCGTTCATAAGGATACaaatttttttcattctttttctgTTGGTTCTACAAGTTATCACTTTGGTTAATCATAAGTTGGTATAATTTGAATTTTATATCGAAGGTGCTAATATGTTAAACCTATGAAGTTAGAGAGTAACAGTAGTACGATTAAGGAAGATTATCAACAAATGAAatgtttaataaaaaaaatttaaaattgaaaaaaagaatAGTAATTTTTTGAATTAAAGAGTTCATAACATTAATATGACTCTGAATCATGGCAAAGAATAGTTAAAAGAAAACTACTATATTTAGATAATGATAGCTCAGAGTAATCTATGTTAAAAAAATCTTCTCGCCTCGTAGGCAATCTATTCTATGTGACTATAAACACCAAGCACGCCATTGTGGTACGTTTAAACCAAGTATTTCTACAAAGACTCCTAGAGTAGCTTTTACTAACATAGACAAGACAAACTCAATCGAACTAAACGTGGTTTGTCACCAAACTAACGActagaaagaaacaaacatattaaacatgaaaaacaaaaaaaaatattgaaaaaGGCAACAGCTAAGCAAGGCCCAAAGGAGGGCCAGGTCCTAAGTCCAGCAGTAGGGTCAGGCCTACCTCAGCCATACGTACAGATCCTTCCGAAGCACCCAAGTCTGCCATCAAAGACCCGAGGAGCTCCTCCATCCCACCACGACACAATCAACAGCGTCGCCGCTGCCTTCCTGAACATCCCTATCCATGCGTGCCTGACGCCGAGCCAACAGTGCCCTCACCTTCACTTGCCTCAGAGCAGCCGAAGCAGAATCAAAATGGAACACCACCCTCCAACCTCCAGACTGAGGCATACCCAAAAACCCAGCCATAGGAGTCATCATCCATAGTAAATCACCTGTCCGGCAACGGCAAACGACAACAGCAGGGCCAAGGCAGACACTGCCGCCGGCCATAACCGGACGAGTCTCTAATGAAACGACGAGGCGGCTAGGGCTCAAAGATGAGCAACGCAGCTTCCCCGCAAAAGATAGCTTCTTAGGTTGTTTTCACATTGTTAAATATTCTATACATATAATATTAGCACAAACCAAGAATAGTAATTGATAAccataaactcaaaatattgaTGTAAAGAGAAAAAGCTATAATTGAGTAATACGGATAAAAAATGGAATCACTATGATTAAtgaagtttaaaaaaaaaaatttgaaatttgataaTGGTAAAATAGCTGAAGCGTAGATTATGTATGcaaaatttgaacaaaaaatatTAAGGTTTGCCGATGTGAATTATGCGTGGGTTTTCACGAgacaacagcttccctataatttctgtattatagggaagcaaaagttaaagctttagtctctttttcttctctaactccaacagattctctattttacaacaatttctaaaatctccatattcttccttaaaatttttagagtttgctgtaaatatagggaatttggttttctctttcctcactttccctaaaatagggatagttataggaaaTCTGTTTGAGCAAAAAATGCTTATTTTTccttaaagtagagaaaaatcaaaatatagggaatctgttggagttgctctaagacaTCACTAGAGAATTGAATTGTTCTATAAATTTATTTCGTGATGGTTTTCAGTCGCATTCTTCTATCAAAATATGACAACCACAATGTTTAAGCCTATCgtaatttttattcttcttgttGGGTTCTAACATTAGCTCGATTAACCTAACAGAAAAATACATTACCTCGAGCTCTAGTCCTTTCCAATAATACAACCGATCTCTTGCATTATACGATATAGGCCAGGGACCATTTTTGGTACAAATTAGATCACCAGCTAGACATATAGAAATTGGTGACAAATAGTATATCTGAGCGTGGACTTGTGGACGATTGGTTACCAATGCGGTTCTTTGGTGCTTATGAAAAGAAAGTAGCTAGGGCTCCTCTTTAATTGTAGGGGCGACCTTAATATCTTCGCAGATTCTGGAGAAACTAGCTAGGGATCGATGGATCACTTCACTACTAGAGTACTAGCTAGCTAGGCCAGCTCTCAGTCTCtcactgtgtgtgtgtgtatatgagagagagagagagagagagagagagagagacctctAGTCTATAAATACCAGAACCCACGAATTACTTATTAATCGAGGCTCCCTAGTTACAAGGGGAACCTAACATACTATTTCCTTTCCAAGAAAGTTGTTGACTTGCCGACCTATACATATATGTATTTACTTGATTTGTAAGTTCCTGGATGCATCCAACTCTTAATGATCATTGAACTGCCTCAATTCTTTGTAAATTGCAAGTTGCAAAGTCATTTACTTTTTCCCATCTGTACGTGTTTTAGATAAGATTTCAGAATTATTGTTCTGCAAATGTAAGCTAGATGTTAATGTGTTTTATCACTTTATGATTCCAGCGAGTAATGCAGTTATGAATGTCACGGAATTAGAAAGGATTGCATTAACGTATGTTTTTGTTATTTATCCTAGATACGATCGATTGTTCCTCCATAAATTTATTATTGCTTAAATATCATTGTGAAAGTAGAGATTTCTCATTGTGAAATATTTATATTCAAATTTCgcagggtgtgtgtgtttggtggggtggtaaggctttggtctcatatataagaggtcaggagttcgagccccatcaagggtgggaatggtaAGGCTTAGAGTGTTTGTTTTGGgttaaaaagaaagagaaattgtccaaaacaacaaaaatacgTGTAATGGAATATATTAAAGCTGGATATATTTTAATGCAAATTGTATTAATTTAATAATTTCATGTTgttaacacaaaaaaaaaaaaaaaaaaaaaaaaaaggaacagaTTGCTTCGTTAATCTCATTTCAAAATTAACCACCCACGGTTCAAgtactataatttttttttttttttttgaggaaaacAGTACTGAgctttattaagaa encodes the following:
- the LOC133733405 gene encoding uncharacterized protein LOC133733405, with translation MAGFLGMPQSGGWRVVFHFDSASAALRQVKVRALLARRQARMDRDVQEGSGDAVDCVVCAEHPGRYFAKVVHKAMKGLGTDDSTLLRVIVSRAEIDLQYIKAEYQNKYGKSLGDAVRSETSGNYRDLLLALIGPSH